The Xyrauchen texanus isolate HMW12.3.18 chromosome 28, RBS_HiC_50CHRs, whole genome shotgun sequence genome has a segment encoding these proteins:
- the LOC127621711 gene encoding B2 bradykinin receptor-like yields the protein MELNSSDSLCNETIAWIWLSSLQPPFLALVSILGLVGNSLVLCVFCLQRKPCSVADVYLGNLAAADLIMVLCLPFWTVTIAQGYQWNFGQLLCKVVNTAISMNYYCSILFLVLVSVDRYLALAKPMKPSKLRRPEWAKRVCLVIWAVGFLLSIPTLLFRKVTFLSYFEVDACYLDYPHPAWVLQWNITTNVIGLLVPLPIITFCTYHMVRALKNGGVGIQPKVQTERKATQLVLTVLAVFLICWMPFQLVRFLSTLDYFQLLPGCLWEHILEISVQLASYLGYSNSSINPFLYVIVGNHFRKRARGVCRNLLCPRLKDKTFALTNVTVISKCSDSLKGSQDRITTLDLRSVCVNIPHVSSGVSLRNNENTHF from the coding sequence ATGGAACTAAATTCATCAGACTCCCTATGCAACGAAACAATTGCCTGGATATGGCTATCCTCTCTACAGCCACCGTTTCTAGCTCTTGTCAGCATCCTGGGACTGGTGGGCAACAGTCTGGTCCTCTGTGTGTTCTGCCTCCAGCGGAAGCCTTGCAGTGTAGCTGATGTGTATTTGGGTAACCTGGCGGCTGCAGACCTAATCATGGTACTTTGTCTGCCCTTCTGGACGGTCACTATCGCCCAAGGCTATCAATGGAACTTCGGTCAACTCCTCTGCAAGGTGGTGAACACAGCCATTTCTATGAACTACTACTGCAGTATTCTCTTCCTGGTGTTGGTCAGTGTGGACCGCTACCTTGCCCTGGCCAAACCCATGAAGCCCAGCAAACTGAGACGCCCTGAATGGGCGAAGCGTGTCTGCTTGGTGATTTGGGCAGTGGGCTTTCTGCTTAGTATCCCTACCCTGCTGTTCCGAAAAGTCACATTTTTGTCATATTTCGAGGTGGATGCCTGCTACCTAGATTACCCTCATCCAGCCTGGGTGCTCCAATGGAATATTACAACAAACGTGATTGGCCTCCTTGTTCCTCTGCCCATCATTACATTTTGCACCTACCACATGGTCAGGGCACTTAAAAATGGTGGCGTAGGGATCCAACCAAAAGTGCAAACAGAGAGGAAAGCCACCCAGCTGGTTCTGACAGTTCTTGCTGTGTTTCTCATCTGTTGGATGCCCTTTCAGCTGGTGCGTTTCCTAAGCACACTAGACTACTTTCAGCTCTTACCTGGGTGCCTGTGGGAACACATCTTGGAGATCAGTGTCCAACTGGCTTCTTACTTGGGGTACAGCAATAGCTCAATAAACCCTTTCTTGTACGTTATAGTAGGGAATCACTTCAGGAAGAGAGCCAGAGGGGTTTGTAGGAATCTACTGTGTCCTAGATTGAAGGACAAGACATTTGCACTCacaaatgttactgttattagCAAGTGCAGTGACAGTCTCAAAGGATCACAAGACAGAATAACAACACTGGACCTGAGATCTGTATGTGTGAACATCCCACATGTTTCTTCTGGGGTGTCACTACGCAACAatgaaaatacacatttttag